GAACACTGCGAGGAGGACTTCCGGATCGATGTGCTGGTTCGGACCGCTGCGGCTTCGGCGGGCCCCGGACCGGACCCGCGGTGATTCGTGCCGGCTCCTGAACACCTGGCCGTTGTTATTCCGGCCCGCAACGAAGAACTGCTGCTGCCTGCCGCACTGTCCTCGGTCTGCGCTGCCGTCGGGGCGCTGGAAGAGGAATGCGCGGTGCGCGCTGCCGTCACCGTGGTGCTCGACTCCTGCACGGACGGTTCCGCCGAGGTGGTGGCCGGGTTGCAGCACCTGTGGGCTCCCGAACTGGAGCTGCGCCTGATCGCCGGGTCTTTCGGCACCGTCGGGGCCGCGCGTGCCGCCGGCATCGCCGCCCAGCCGCAGCTGCCCGGGCTGTGGATTGCCAACACCGACGCCGACACGGTGGTGCCGGAGCACTGGCTGGTCCGGCAGTACGGTCTGGCCGCCGCCGGCTACGGCCTCGTGCTGGGCAGCGCGGTTCCGGACCCGGCTGATCTCACGGCGGAGGAGCTCTCCGCCTGGCAGCAGCTGCATCCGCTGGGCGAGGGCCATCCGTTCATCCACGGCGCCAATCTGGGCTTCAGTGCTGCTGACTACCGCCGTGCCGGAGGGTTTGCACCGCTGGCGGCCCACGAAGACGTTGACCTGGTGGCCCGGCTCAAGGCGGCAGGCACGCCCTGGACCGCCACCGACCGCATCCGCGTGATCACCTCCGGACGCCGGGACGGGCGGGCACCCGAGGGGTTCTCCCGCTTCCTCCGCCAGCTGCTTCCGGGCTGAGTTTCCGGGGTGATCTTCCGGGGGAAGCAGGGGGCCGCGCGGAGGCAAAAGTTCTGGTCACCGGACCGGCGGATCGCTAGCGTAGGGGGATGGACGCTACCGAGATTCAGCACCGGATTTCCGAGCTGGTGGAACAGGAACAGTCCCTGCGGGACAGCTCTGCCGCCGAACACCCCGAAGACCGGATGGAGCAGCTGCGCCGGATCGAGGAGCAGCTGGACCAATGCTGGGACCTGCTGCGGCAGCGCCGGGCGCGACTGCATGCCGGCGAAGACCCGGATGACGCGGCGGTGCGGCCGGCCTCTGAGGTGGAAGGCTACAAGCAGTAGTCAGCTGCCGGGCAAAACTTCCCGGGCCAGGGCGGCTGCGCCCATGGTCCGGCGGAACGGGCTGCGGCCCCGCGCCGTTTCCAACAATGCCCAGATAATCAGTGATCCCCTGCTCAGGTTGCCAAGGAGATCCCGGTACCGCGGAGTCAACGCCATCATGGAGGCCGCGCCGAACCCGGCCCACGCCAGAACGGGAAGATTGGGTACTTCGAAAATCCGGATCCGTCCGTTGCGGTCCCGAAAGAAGTTGGAGATGGCCATGTCCTAGGCGCCTTTCCTGGTTTTGGCGGCAGTTTTCCGTGCGGCAGGTTTTTTCTCGGCAGGTTCTTTGTCATCGCCCTTGGAACGGGACGAGGATCGGGTGCCGGAGTCCTTGGTGCCGCCGGATTTCTTGTCGCGGTTCTTTTCCACGCTGCGGCGCAGCGCTTCCATCAGGTCGAGGACCTTGCCGCCCTCCTCTTCGGCTTCGGCGCCGCCGAAGGTCTCCTCCGTGTCCAGGGCCTCGCCCTTTTCCAGCTTCGCCTCGATCAGCGTCTTCAGCTGCTCCTGATAGTCATCGGTGAACTCCGCCGGGTTGAAATCCGAGCTGAAGGAGTCCACCAGGGCGGAGGACATTTCCAGTTCCTTCGCGCTGATCCGGACCTTTTCATCCAGGGACGGAAAGGCGGCGTCCCGGACTTCGTCCTCCCACAGCAGGGTCTGCAGGGTCAGGACATCGCCCCGGACCCGCAGGGCGCCCAGCCGGCTTTTCTGGCGCAGCGAGAACTGCACGACGGCGGTGCGTTCGGTGTCCTCCAGCGTGCGGCGCAGCAGCACATAGGACTTGGTGGATTTGGAGTCCGGCTCCAGGTAGTAGGTCCGGTCAAACAGGATGGGGTCAACCTGCTCGCTGGGGACGAATTCAACCACCTCGATTTCCCGGCTTTTTTCGACCGGCAGGGAGGCGAGGTCCTCGTCGGTGAGCACCACTGTCTGCTCGCCGTCGTCGTACGCCTTGGCGATGTCCTTGTACTCCACCACCTCGCCGCAGATCTCGCAGCGGCGCTGGTAGCGGATGCGCCCGCCGTCCTTCTCGTGGACCTGGTGCAGGCTGACGTCGTGGTCCTCCGTGGCGGCATAAACCTTGACCGGCACATTGACCAGCCCAAACGCTATGGCACCCTTCCAAATGGCTCTCATGTAGTCCAGTGAACACTAAAGCCGGGTGTCCGGACCAGAGCGGGGACGGCCGGGGCGGCGGCCCGTTATCGGCTGTTTCGGGCAGAATCGACCGTTTGGGGCATTTCCTGCCGCCGCGGACCGGCAGGATTTGCCCTAAACGGCAGGAAAATCCCGGAATGGCAGCAGAATCCCAAAACGGCGGGGGAATCCGGGGCGAGAAGCGGGCCGGGAAGTGCGGATAATGGAAGGGACGGAGGAGCAAGCGTGGGCGAGCCTGTGGACAGGGACGGGGCAACGGGGGCGGAACGGCCCGAGCTGACGGTGGGCCAGGTGGCCGAGCGCAGCGGCGTGGCGGTGTCAGCCCTGCATTTCTACGAGCGCCAGGGCCTGATTTCCAGCCGGCGGACGGCGGGGAACCAGCGCCGGTTCGACCGCTCGGTGCTGCGCCGGGTTGCCGTGATCCGGGCCGCCCAGCGTGCCGGAATTCCGCTGGCGACCATCGCCCGCGCCCTTGAGGAGCTGCCGAGCGATGCGGTGCCGGACCACAACGACTGGCAGCGCCTGTCGCTGGCGTGGCGCCAGGAACTGGACGCCCGGATCCATTCGCTGGAGGCCCTGCGGGACCGGCTCGGCGGGTGCATCGGCTGCGGCTGCCTCACGCTGGCCGAATGCCGGTTTGTGAACCCCGACGACGAATCGGCCGGCCGCAGGACCGGTGCCCCGGTCCTGGACTACTGAGCACCCGAGGGCGGACCGGCGCCGGAAAAGCGCCGCCGATTTGACCTCAACCATTGTTGAGGTTCTAGCGTGGAAGCATGCTCATCGACCATTTCAAGGACGCCTTCAGATCCCACCCGGCAGGCGTCGCCGTCATAACCGCCGAGGGCAGGTCCGGTCCGGCGGGGCTCACCGCCTCCTCCGTGTCCTCCGTGTCCGTCGACCCCGCGGTCTTGGTCTTCTCGCTGGCCTCGGCCTCCGGGTCGGCCGGCGAAGTGGCAGCCGCCGACACCGTCGTCGTGCATCTGCTGGGGGCGCGGAACGCGGCGCTGGCTTCACTGTTTGCCCGTCCCTCCGCTGACCGTTTCTCCTCCGCCCTGGCCTGGGAGCGCCTGCCCACCGGCGAGCCGCTGCTCACCGAGGTCCCGCGGGCCCTGCGAGCCCGGGTCCTCAGCCGCACCGCCGTCGGCTCCTCGGTGCTGGTCACGGCCGAGGTGCTCGAGGTCCTGAGCCCGGCCGAACCGGACGAGCCGCTGGTTTACCACAACCGCACCTACCACCGGCTGGGTTCTCATTCCGCGATCTGACGGAAAATACCGGGCCGGGAGCTGCCCGGCGGAACTGGCGGTCTGCGGTTTTGCTGGCAGAATCGGGAGCACGCATCCCATCGAGAGAATCGAGAACACAGTGGTCAAGAAAAAGTCCATCAAGGACCTCAC
This genomic interval from Arthrobacter sp. zg-Y820 contains the following:
- a CDS encoding glycosyltransferase, giving the protein MPAPEHLAVVIPARNEELLLPAALSSVCAAVGALEEECAVRAAVTVVLDSCTDGSAEVVAGLQHLWAPELELRLIAGSFGTVGAARAAGIAAQPQLPGLWIANTDADTVVPEHWLVRQYGLAAAGYGLVLGSAVPDPADLTAEELSAWQQLHPLGEGHPFIHGANLGFSAADYRRAGGFAPLAAHEDVDLVARLKAAGTPWTATDRIRVITSGRRDGRAPEGFSRFLRQLLPG
- a CDS encoding DUF2630 family protein gives rise to the protein MDATEIQHRISELVEQEQSLRDSSAAEHPEDRMEQLRRIEEQLDQCWDLLRQRRARLHAGEDPDDAAVRPASEVEGYKQ
- a CDS encoding Ku protein, which codes for MRAIWKGAIAFGLVNVPVKVYAATEDHDVSLHQVHEKDGGRIRYQRRCEICGEVVEYKDIAKAYDDGEQTVVLTDEDLASLPVEKSREIEVVEFVPSEQVDPILFDRTYYLEPDSKSTKSYVLLRRTLEDTERTAVVQFSLRQKSRLGALRVRGDVLTLQTLLWEDEVRDAAFPSLDEKVRISAKELEMSSALVDSFSSDFNPAEFTDDYQEQLKTLIEAKLEKGEALDTEETFGGAEAEEEGGKVLDLMEALRRSVEKNRDKKSGGTKDSGTRSSSRSKGDDKEPAEKKPAARKTAAKTRKGA
- the soxR gene encoding redox-sensitive transcriptional activator SoxR, producing the protein MGEPVDRDGATGAERPELTVGQVAERSGVAVSALHFYERQGLISSRRTAGNQRRFDRSVLRRVAVIRAAQRAGIPLATIARALEELPSDAVPDHNDWQRLSLAWRQELDARIHSLEALRDRLGGCIGCGCLTLAECRFVNPDDESAGRRTGAPVLDY
- a CDS encoding flavin reductase family protein, which encodes MLIDHFKDAFRSHPAGVAVITAEGRSGPAGLTASSVSSVSVDPAVLVFSLASASGSAGEVAAADTVVVHLLGARNAALASLFARPSADRFSSALAWERLPTGEPLLTEVPRALRARVLSRTAVGSSVLVTAEVLEVLSPAEPDEPLVYHNRTYHRLGSHSAI